The Musa acuminata AAA Group cultivar baxijiao chromosome BXJ3-6, Cavendish_Baxijiao_AAA, whole genome shotgun sequence region AAGAGGTATATAAcgcatcaaaagaaaaaaaaaaaaataaagcacgAAGAAACAGATAAAAGATTCTGATACTTCACCTTTCTTGATAGGCTTGTGATGCAGAACTTTGGCCAAGGAAAAACACACAAGAATGCTCCAAATGGAGCTGATACACAATTCCTGTTAGACAAAAATGCTGAAAAATATCAGCAATAACAGCAAGAGCAACATTGTTCCATGGCCTGCCCAAAGAATCATTCTTTAAAATAAGAGGAAAAACATACAGTCTTCCCTGAAACTTGTCTATTGGCAAATAAAAACTACAGATAGACAATATAATATGAGAAATATCAGCCATGAGAAGTCCAGAAGGATGATTAGTGGATACCTTCAACACAACTAAATAGAAGGTAGCTGTAAGAAACACAGCAGCCCCAAAGTATGATAAGAAAATTCGTAATCTGCTCTTCTTGACTGTAATATCATGTACATCAATTGCTTCAGATGCACCTTTCCCATTAAGGTGGTTATAGCTGTATTTGCTATTAGAAGCTAGACCCCTGGACATTGTATCTCAATCATCATGGAAATGTTTGACGCCTGAAGTAGGTTATCCCCATCTCATATgcccacaatatatatatgtaccttca contains the following coding sequences:
- the LOC135639554 gene encoding uncharacterized protein LOC135639554 is translated as MSRGLASNSKYSYNHLNGKGASEAIDVHDITVKKSRLRIFLSYFGAAVFLTATFYLVVLKELCISSIWSILVCFSLAKVLHHKPIKKESVVIMPAFGVQLETHYWSGRVIRRFVPISKILKPVLNECVTPVTCHWSLALILRDEDELMLVFQKLQPPVRMLVPVWKALCAASH